Proteins from one Oryza sativa Japonica Group chromosome 12, ASM3414082v1 genomic window:
- the LOC4352005 gene encoding protein STICHEL-like 2, which translates to MADMRRHSVDVPLSRTLVQLKRVRSLRDPATNSLSKYASPSDNMIWETASSNGVAMDLGRSAHHQLIEEDGDLEAEATLGSERSFRAPNARTASYRKSSVVKIRGLNPPRNKQAHRARQDGHRKSVDSSHSNHSSIRQLANTMVNNVAEEKEEEEEVNSYERSVPTPPAKTDEEVKMPGFSKFRNKSSAAMSRVGSPCMSASEARSVRSRRTEETQVRSNDVVGSNFSGCGISYCWSGASKYRELYYDSDGPEQPLLSPEGTDAAFQENVPYTETPRCLSQKFRPRSFSELIGLNVVAQSLLYSSCKGKVAPMYLFHGPRGTGKTSTARIFAAALNCLSLEEQRPCGFCKECVILFSGRSRDVKELDAAKMDRLGRVKALLKSASLVPYSSRFKVFIVDECHLLPEDAWSAILKSLDEPYRHAVYIMITSDIDSLPRTSITHCQKFHFPKIKVADIVYRLERICIEEGLEFDHDGLYFISAKSNGSLRDAEIMLDQLSLLGKKITISLVHELVGSVSDDELIELLDLALSSDTTNTVRRARELMASAIDPLQLVSQLANLIMDILSGRCQSAVTEVSKSFLGRYALAEVGIKKLRHALKILSETEKQLRTSRNQATWVTVALLQFGTNESNLIAESNDMHAHSAIGYTDDWVSKVNSSSNFCHACNSNKSNCSERHCRRLKLENIWRRAIGKCQSRSAKNFLRKEGFLSSVHVTEELAIAEVGFSHPDHISRAEKMQSLIESTLQNVLGCNVEVKFKLVPRPVRKDARSKRQSFSLLSCSGRKQELSDSAVTDEDETVRHGARETPSKGYSSQQQSPFIMQRTDSKPTVHGCEDDARSTLTSNRSMTDDMTRTCRSETNYSKGVSEQGRFDSIQEPDLQPNCFSRTLKLQKRFFSSDAAHTICLKIQPHNKMDFLPKKEFDTYFCAYEPYEQCSRSNSHATCSSRDDNLWNKNSRFGSHLLCWRGPKQAI; encoded by the exons ATGGCGGACATGAGGCGCCATTCGGTAGATGTTCCACTGTCAAGAACATTGGTGCAGCTGAAGAGAGTGAGGTCGCTGCGGGATCCAGCAACAAACTCTTTGAGCAAGTATGCATCTCCTTCTGACAATATGATCTGGGAGACCGCTTCTAGCAATGGGGTTGCAATGGACCTAGGCAGGTCAGCACATCATCAGTTGATCGAAGAAGATGGAGATTTGGAAGCTGAAGCTACATTGGGTTCAGAGCGGAGTTTTCGGGCACCAAATGCAAGAACCGCATCatatcggaaatcttctgttgTCAAGATCCGAGGCTTAAACCCGCCTAGAAATAAGCAAGCTCATCGTGCACGCCAAGATGGTCATCGCAAGTCAGTGGACTCTAGCCACTCTAACCATAGCTCTATTCGACAATTGGCAAACACTATGGTTAACAATGTAGctgaggagaaggaagaagaggaggaagtgAATTCTTATGAACGTTCAGTTCCCACACCGCCGGCGAAGACTGATGAAGAAGTGAAGATGCCAGGGTTTTCCAAATTCAGGAACAAATCTTCCGCTGCAATGAGCCGTGTCGGTAGCCCTTGTATGTCAGCCAGTGAGGCACGCTCAGTTAGGTCGAGAAGAACAGAGGAAACACAAGTGAGGTCAAATGATGTTGTTGGATCAAATTTCAGTGGGTGTGGGATTAGCTACTGCTGGTCCGGGGCATCAAAATACCGTGAACTTTATTATGACAGTGATGGTCCAGAGCAACCTTTGTTATCGCCTGAAGGGACCGATGCAGCGTTTCAGGAAAATGTACCATACACTGAGACGCCAAGGTGTTTAAGTCAGAAATTTCGCCCTCGGTCCTTCAGTGAGCTGATTGGCCTCAATGTGGTTGCTCAGTCCCTCTTATATTCCTCTTGCAAAGGAAAAGTTGCTCCAATGTACTTGTTCCATGGTCCTCGAGGTACAGGCAAGACATCCACGGCACGAATTTTTGCTGCAGCTCTAAACTGCCTCTCTCTCGAAGAGCAAAGGCCATGTGGATTCTGTAAAGAGTGTGTCATCCTCTTCTCCGGGAGGAGTAGAGATGTTAAAGAACTTGATGCAGCAAAAATGGATCGTTTAGGTCGAGTGAAGGCGCTTCTCAAGAGTGCATCTCTTGTCCCATACTCATCACGCTTCAAGGTCTTCATAGTTGATGAATGCCATCTGTTGCCAGAGGATGCTTGGTCAGCAATACTGAAGAGTCTTGATGAGCCATACCGGCATGCTGTGTACATTATGATTACTTCTGACATAGATAGCCTCCCTCGCACTTCTATCACACACTGCCAGAAATTCCATTTTCCAAAGATAAAGGTGGCAGATATTGTCTACAGGTTGGAGAGAATCTGCATAGAGGAAGGATTAGAATTTGACCATGATGGGTTGTACTTCATTTCTGCAAAGTCTAATGGTTCTCTTAGAGATGCAGAAATAATGCTTGATCAACTCAGTTTGCTCGGGAAAAAGATCACAATTTCTCTTGTCCATGAACTT GTAGGATCAGTGTCTGATGATGAGTTGATTGAATTGCTTGATTTAGCTTTGTCGTCAGACACCACCAACACAGTAAGGCGAGCACGAGAGCTTATGGCATCTGCAATTGATCCTCTGCAGCTGGTCTCTCAATTGGCAAACCTTATTATGGACATTCTCTCAGGAAGATGCCAGTCTGCAGTCACTGAAGTCAGCAAAAGTTTCTTAGGAAGATATGCAT TAGCCGAGGTTGGTATAAAGAAACTTAGACATGCACTGAAAATACTTTCGGAAACTGAAAAACAATTGAGGACATCAAGAAATCAGGCTACTTGGGTGACAGTTGCGCTTTTGCAGTTTGGCACCAATGAATCTAACCTTATCGCAGAGTCAAATGACATGCATGCACATTCAGCAATTGGATATACAG ATGATTGGGTTTCCAAGGTGAACTCAAGCTCCAATTTCTGCCATGCTTGCAACAGCAACAAGTCCAACTGTTCTGAGAGGCACTGTAGGCGTCTTAAGCTTGAAAACATCTGGAGGAGAGCAATAGGAAAGTGTCAATCAAGGTCAGCCAAAAATTTCCTGAGGAAAGAAGGTTTCCTATCATCAGTCCATGTTACTGAAG AGCTGGCTATTGCGGAAGTTGGATTTAGCCATCCAGATCACATATCAAGAGCAGAAAAAATGCAAAGCCTAATAGAAAGCACACTGCAGAATGTTCTCGGGTGCAACGTGGAGGTTAAGTTCAAACTTGTTCCACGGCCAGTGAGAAAAGATGCAAGGTCAAAGAGACAGTCATTCAGTCTCCTCAGCTGCTCAGGCCGGAAGCAAGAACTGTCAGATTCAGCTGTGACCGACGAAGATGAAACTGTGAGGCATGGAGCAAGAGAAACACCGTCTAAAGGCTACTCTAGTCAGCAACAATCACCATTCATCATGCAACGCACTGATTCTAAACCAACAGTTCACGGCTGCGAGGATGATGCTCGGAGCACCTTGACATCAAACAGATCCATGACTGATGACATGACAAGGACATGCAGGTCAGAGACTAACTACTCAAAGGGAGTCAGTGAGCAGGGCCGTTTTGATAGCATCCAGGAGCCTGACCTTCAACCAAACTGCTTCTCACGGACATTAAAGCTTCAGAAGAGGTTCTTCTCTTCAGATGCTGCACACACAATCTGTTTGAAGATACAGCCTCACAACAAGATGGATTTCCTACCTAAGAAGGAATTCGACACATATTTCTGCGCATATGAGCCTTATGAGCAGTGTTCAAGATCAAATTCACACGCTACTTGCAGCTCAAGAGATGATAACTT GTGGAACAAGAATTCGCGGTTTGGCTCACATTTGCTCTGCTGGAGGGGCCCTAAACAAGCCATCTAA